The genomic stretch CAGCAGCCACCCTGGGGATATTGCTCGATCGCTACTATCCCAATGATATTCCCTGGACTACCGCAGGTGCAATCAGTGTGGTACTTGGGATCATCTTCGTGGTTGCGTATCGCCCCGCTGATCGAGGCTGGCTACTGATCCTCTGTTTTTTCTTTGCAGGTGGGGCGTACCATCACTATTATCGGTGGCATCAACCCGCAGACAGTCTCAGCCATCAGTTACACAAAGACCCCGTCATCTCCCGTGTGCGTGGTGTGGTCATCGAGCGACCTGTCTACCGCAAACTGCCTGCACGATTTGTAGAAAATCCGAATGTTTTTGAAGTATCTACCACGTTACGGATCGATGCAACCCACCTTCAGGTGCGTGGGGATTGGCTGCCCGTTTCCGGCGGGGTGCAGGTTCGCATTTCT from Zavarzinella sp. encodes the following:
- a CDS encoding ComEC family competence protein, whose product is AATLGILLDRYYPNDIPWTTAGAISVVLGIIFVVAYRPADRGWLLILCFFFAGGAYHHYYRWHQPADSLSHQLHKDPVISRVRGVVIERPVYRKLPARFVENPNVFEVSTTLRIDATHLQVRGDWLPVSGGVQVRISGELTAVTIGDEIELFGWLAPMAGPLNPGEFDWANRYADQLVVASMQCKKTPDAAVRLVTGNWSLQRSLNQLQSSCRTRIEQHFQKQPEVAIALLLGDGTAMSQDEWQQYIRTGVIHVLAISGQHLG